From the Fusobacterium ulcerans ATCC 49185 genome, the window TAAATGCCAATGTAGGCTGAGGCATTTTCAATGTATTAAAATAATGCTCCATGCAAAGACTTCCAGTTTCCTCATTAGCTCCTATTATCATTCTTATTTTTCTATTTAATTTAACTCCAGAATCTTTTATTGCTTTCATAGCATAAAGGCAAACCATAGAAGGTCCTTTATCATCTAATGTTCCTCTTCCAAAAATTTTCCCATCAGCTATAGTTGCACTGTATGGAGGATAAGTCCATCCTTCACCTTCAGGTACCACATCCACATGTCCTAGTATCCCTACTGTTTCTTCACCTTCACCAAATTCTATAGTACCAGCATAGTTGTCAAAATTTTCAACTTTAAATCCTAACTCTTTTCCCAGGTCTAAGAAATATTGTAAAGCTTCTGCTGGACCATCACCAAAAGGTTTCCCTTCTTTTGCAGGTTCCTGAACACTTTTTATCTGTACAGCACCTTGTATCCCTTTTATAACTTCTTCCTTATAGTCCAACACTTTTTTTTGTAAATCCATTTAATATCCTCCATTTTTCTTTTTTTAAAAAACTTGTACTCCTGTTTCTGATTGCAACTTTCTATATTTTTTGTAGAAGAATCTTAGATATTCATATTCAAATGGTGACCCACTTGCATAATATCTAAATTTTGTATTTTTTCTTTTGTCCACTGAATTAAGTGCAAATACTTCTGGACTGTCTATATCAAATAGATCAGCTGCTTCATAAGGATCTAAAGCTCCTAAAGCTACTGCATTTACTCCTGTTCCTACTGCATCTCTCAAATTGCTTGGCCCTAAGAAAGGAAGAATCAAATATGGTCCCTCTCCTACACCATAATGAGCTAGAGTAAGTCCAAAGTCTTCATATGGTTTAGGCATTCCCAAAGAAGAAGCTGTATCAAATAATCCTCCTGCTCCTAATGCAGTATTTATTGAAAATCTTCCTATTGCCCTCATAGCTTTTTTTATCTTAAATTGCAGTAGGGAATTTCCAGTTATTGTTATATTTTGTGTATTCCTAAAAAAATTCTTTATTCCTTTTTGTGCAAAAGTAGGTGTTACAAGATTGTAAGCATCTACTACTGGTAAAAATACATACTTATCAAAAGTATAATTAAAATAATATATTCTTCTGTTTAAAGGCTCCCATGGGTCATATACACCAAAATATTCTGCTATTTCACCATTATCATTTTTAGTTTTTGGTTTTTCATTTATATCAGCAAAAGAAAATGTAAAAACTGAAATCATCATAAGGAGTATAATAAATTTTTTCTTAGTTCTCATAGTCAAGTACTCCCTCCTTTAGAAACTTAAGCATTACATCTACATTAGTTTTGTAATACATATTTCCACAATGACCTCCATAAGGATATATTATTAATCTTTTATTGAAAGTATCCTCTAGGAATTCAAAATCCCTTTCTCCTAATATAATCTCATCTCTATTTGTCACTACTGCTATTTTATCAGTATTTTTTAAATAATCTTTTATTTGATGGAGTTTTGTGTGTTGTAAAAGCTCCTCAAGGCTTACCCCACCACCCATTTTTTCATTAAAATAAGGATAGGCAAGTCTATACATATAGTCTTCAAATCCTGCAAAATCTATTTTTTCAAAATATGGAAACATATTTGTGAACTTTCCAACTGGTTTGTCTACATAAACTTTTCTGTTATTTATTAAATCAGTTACATAATTAATATCAATAGCTGTTAGTCTAAACACAAGCCCTATCAGTTCTCCCATTTCTTCATCAGACATCTGATCTTTTGCAAACATGCTATAGATAAGCTCTTCTGTTATCTCTGTATAACCATTTTTTAAAGAATCTGAAAGTTTATTAAATACCTTATTAATAAGTTTCTCTAAATTCTCAACTTTTCCTTCTGTAGGTACATCCAAAGTTTTATCAAGTTTTACTGCTGATTCATAGATATCCACTGCAGGATTGATCATAAATACTCTCTTAAAGTTAAATGCTTTTTCTGTTTCATCAATATAAGAAACTACTGCTGCTTCAGTAGCACCTAAACTATAACCTACAACATAGAAATCAGAAACATTTATTTTATCCTTTACAATTTTATATGTTTCTTTCATAACATTATAAATATCTTTTCCATCATCCATTATCATTCCAGGCATTCTGTTACTAGATGCATTGATAATAAAATTGGAATGCATTGGGGAGGTAATTGATATTACACTATACCCAGCATCATAAAATATTCTTTGAAAAAATACCATTCTTGCTGCATGATAATCTGATCCTGTTCCTGCTAAAAGAAATATCAATGGTGCTTTTCCTTTCTGTGGAACTAAAGAAAATTCAAACTTATCATTATACCATAAATTCTCTGGCACTTCTATACTACCAGGAAGTTTAGTTTTATATACTTTAGTTGGAACAGATTCACTCACTCCATTTATCATTAAAGTAGAACTTCCTAGTATAGTTGCCATATATGGATTTTGAAAAGGATACTCATATTTTCCATAAGAGATAGAAAATACAAGAATCATTAATACTCCTATTATCTTTTTCATCTTTCTCCTCCAAACAACTTCATAATAGATATTCTACTTCAATTATCATTTTTTTTCAATACTAACTATTTTTGAATACTAATAAATTTCATATCCAGCCTCTATTATTTTAGCTCTTACTGCATCTCTATGTGTCATATCACTGCATTCTATTACCAATGTTACTTCCTGCATTGTTATTCCTAATTCAACATTATACATACTTTGTGTTATAAATAGAATATT encodes:
- a CDS encoding VacJ family lipoprotein yields the protein MRTKKKFIILLMMISVFTFSFADINEKPKTKNDNGEIAEYFGVYDPWEPLNRRIYYFNYTFDKYVFLPVVDAYNLVTPTFAQKGIKNFFRNTQNITITGNSLLQFKIKKAMRAIGRFSINTALGAGGLFDTASSLGMPKPYEDFGLTLAHYGVGEGPYLILPFLGPSNLRDAVGTGVNAVALGALDPYEAADLFDIDSPEVFALNSVDKRKNTKFRYYASGSPFEYEYLRFFYKKYRKLQSETGVQVF
- a CDS encoding serine/threonine protein kinase; this translates as MKKIIGVLMILVFSISYGKYEYPFQNPYMATILGSSTLMINGVSESVPTKVYKTKLPGSIEVPENLWYNDKFEFSLVPQKGKAPLIFLLAGTGSDYHAARMVFFQRIFYDAGYSVISITSPMHSNFIINASSNRMPGMIMDDGKDIYNVMKETYKIVKDKINVSDFYVVGYSLGATEAAVVSYIDETEKAFNFKRVFMINPAVDIYESAVKLDKTLDVPTEGKVENLEKLINKVFNKLSDSLKNGYTEITEELIYSMFAKDQMSDEEMGELIGLVFRLTAIDINYVTDLINNRKVYVDKPVGKFTNMFPYFEKIDFAGFEDYMYRLAYPYFNEKMGGGVSLEELLQHTKLHQIKDYLKNTDKIAVVTNRDEIILGERDFEFLEDTFNKRLIIYPYGGHCGNMYYKTNVDVMLKFLKEGVLDYEN